The following proteins are co-located in the Vigna angularis cultivar LongXiaoDou No.4 chromosome 2, ASM1680809v1, whole genome shotgun sequence genome:
- the LOC108328210 gene encoding uncharacterized protein LOC108328210, which produces MKKGYEGKFSVYVHATKTKPIHIVKHHSQEIGLQRRVFVDFFCNPERLRSQVRELTAQITQDATVDFCGHPALSSKTGKWKACAFLVGYEAFERKAFYGVASNLVNYLTSQIFVYGIRRNVKVMEQGSPLVHYYIIIVCSRKIRVSVIIL; this is translated from the exons ATGAAAAAG GGTTACGAAGGAAAGTTCTCTGTTTACGTGCATGCAACCAAGACAAAACCAATTCAT ATTGTAAAACATCATTCACAAGAAATTGGACTTCAAAGACGAGTCTTTGTTGATTTCTTCTGCAATCCTGAGCGATTAAGAAGCCAAGTCAGGGAACTGACTGCTCAG ATTACCCAAGATGCCACTGTTGATTTCTGTGGCCACCCTGCACTTTCATCCAAAACCGGAAAATGGAAGGCTTGTGCTTTTCTTGTTG GGTATGAAGCATTTGAAAGGAAGGCCTTTTATGGAGTGGCTTCAAATTTGGTGAATTACCTTACAAGCCAAATTTTTGTTTATGGTATTAGAAGAAACGTGAAAGTGATGGAACAAGGTAGTCCACTAGTccactattatattattattgtatgtTCACGAAAGATTAGAGTATCTGTCATCATCCTATAA